CAATAAAATCAGCGCGATTTAGCGTAGATTGTTTAAATGCTACTTTTTTGAGTTTAGAAAAACTAATACTCATATAATTTGCAACTGAATCTTCTATTTTCACCTCGGTTAATCTGCTTTGCGAAATGTTAGACCCTAATAATTTCGAGTTTCGTATTTCTACTCGATAAAAAACGGCGTCCCCAAAATCGACATTAGATAAATCACATTTTTCAAATAAACAATCGATAAATTCTACTTGTTGAAATCGGATGCCTTCCATAGAAATGTGTTGAAAGTGTATTTGATCAAAAATAATTTTATCTTCCTGTACTTCTTCCAAATGTAAAGATGTGACAATACCCCCGGAAACATAATTATCTTCTAGAAGTGCTTTACTTATATCCAGATCCGGTAGAGAACTAGGTAATTTCGGTGGAGCAATTTTCATTTTTTATTCCTCCCTTTTATGGATGCTATTATTTTAACATTATATTAGCATGTTCTCACTTCTTTCCAGTACAATAAGAAATAGATATGGTGTAAGGAGGAAATATATGAGAGTTTTGTCTAACATAGTGACACGTTACTACAAAGCAATATTGTTTGCTTGGTTAATATTATTTATTATTTTAGCCATTTTTGCTATTCGTTTGCCTGGGTTATTGCAAGGTGACGGTTTTAAAACAGACGGTGAGCATCAACAAGTGATGAACGAGCTGACTGATACGTTTGACCTCCCTGCTGAGACAATGTTTGTCGTGTTCAATCATACAACCGATGACACAATAAAAAAGACTTTAGCAAATATTGAAGGACTACATATTGCAGAATCCATTCAATCGCCCTTGGATGATACCTCCCTTTACAAGGATCATATTGCTTATGCGATGCTCCATTTTAATAGCGATACAAATGATTTACCAGGAGTAGTAGATAAGTTACGCAAAGCGATCAATGACGAAAAAGGAGTTACATTAACTGGTGGGGCTGCTATTAACAAAGATATTAACAGCGCCAGCCAACAAGATTTAGTAAACGCTGAGGCAATCGGTTTACCAATTGCGGTCATCGTTCTTTTACTTGCTTTTGGAAGTGTAGTTGCTGCGTTTATACCACTTGTCGTTGGGATTATTACAGTCGTATCCACATTTGGGATGATGACTTTGTTTAGTAGCACAATGGATTTATCGATATTCGTCATGAATATTATTCCAATGCTCGGTTTAGCACTTAGCATCGATTTTGCGTTATTACTAATCAATCGATACAAAGAAGAAAGATTAAAACAGTCCGCCCAAGAAGCTGTGCAAACGGCTATTTTGACTGCCGGTCGCTCGATTATTTTCTCTGCAATTTGTGTGTTTATCGGTTTAGGTGCGATGCTTGTAATGAAAGTGGAAATCTTCCAAAATATTGCGTTAGGTGGAATGCTTGTCGTATTGATGGCTGTTTTAGCATCCGTCACATTGCTACCAGCTATCCTGCTTTTACTTAAAGATCATATTAATAAATGGACGATTATACGGGTGAAACCAGGAGCTTCTAATAGATGGCGTAGCTTTGCCTCGTATGTAATGAAACACCCTGTGCCATTAATACTGGTAGCGCTTATTGTATTAGGGA
The nucleotide sequence above comes from Psychrobacillus glaciei. Encoded proteins:
- a CDS encoding MMPL family transporter; amino-acid sequence: MRVLSNIVTRYYKAILFAWLILFIILAIFAIRLPGLLQGDGFKTDGEHQQVMNELTDTFDLPAETMFVVFNHTTDDTIKKTLANIEGLHIAESIQSPLDDTSLYKDHIAYAMLHFNSDTNDLPGVVDKLRKAINDEKGVTLTGGAAINKDINSASQQDLVNAEAIGLPIAVIVLLLAFGSVVAAFIPLVVGIITVVSTFGMMTLFSSTMDLSIFVMNIIPMLGLALSIDFALLLINRYKEERLKQSAQEAVQTAILTAGRSIIFSAICVFIGLGAMLVMKVEIFQNIALGGMLVVLMAVLASVTLLPAILLLLKDHINKWTIIRVKPGASNRWRSFASYVMKHPVPLILVALIVLGIGIIPVKDMKLAIPSADSLPISFDSRQAFELMDKEFGLGEKSTIYMIAERKDGWDNTEGLKEMKKLEDQLLADKDVDSVNSIFTASNISTVEQWEQSMQALDIKGQLTPLLETFVQKDKLLIPVTLKLNGASTEAQNWAREWSEKDLGVDTMIGGRPKFNQEIFDEIFNKVGLLLAIILGSTFVILMIAFRSILIPLKAIIMNVIGLTSTFGILVYIFQYGHLGIEPTSIALIIPVIVFSLVFGLSMDYEVFLISRIQEEYSKSLDNTAATIEGLTSTSKIITSAALIMIVITGAFAFTDVMPVKQIGVGIAIAIAIDASIIRLLLVPSLMKLLGKWNWWMPFRKGPYKASKWH
- a CDS encoding pentapeptide repeat-containing protein; translated protein: MKIAPPKLPSSLPDLDISKALLEDNYVSGGIVTSLHLEEVQEDKIIFDQIHFQHISMEGIRFQQVEFIDCLFEKCDLSNVDFGDAVFYRVEIRNSKLLGSNISQSRLTEVKIEDSVANYMSISFSKLKKVAFKQSTLNRADFIEASFDKVSFEKCELDGANFTETSLKNIDLSSNTYEQLTVSTEKLADCTVSTEQAISFAKSLGLLIKD